A window from Roseofilum capinflatum BLCC-M114 encodes these proteins:
- a CDS encoding phosphatidate cytidylyltransferase, translating into MSGNSLLSPQRPNSAFPWTRVITGLVAIPIALSVTFLGGWYFTLGFGIIVYLGQWEYFEMVRAKGILPAAKTTVVITQILLVICTISSSLADAVVPVAGTLICFYLLFQPKLATIADIAASILGLFYCAYLPSYWVRLRSIGEGSSLQWSLALPNHWPAWPDLPMGFKLTLLSFVCIWATDIGAYAFGKLWGRTRLSEISPKKTVEGAVCGVIGSIIVASAGAYYLHWPYWEFTGLTLGLMIGIASLLGDLTESMMKRDAGIKDSGKLIPGHGGILDRADSYVFTAPLVYYFVTLVLPLLSSGS; encoded by the coding sequence ATGTCCGGAAACTCTTTATTATCTCCTCAACGCCCCAATTCGGCATTCCCTTGGACTCGTGTCATCACGGGTTTAGTGGCCATTCCCATTGCCCTATCGGTCACATTCTTAGGGGGCTGGTATTTTACCCTCGGATTCGGGATTATCGTTTATCTGGGTCAATGGGAATACTTTGAAATGGTGCGGGCCAAGGGCATTCTCCCGGCGGCTAAAACGACGGTCGTAATCACCCAGATTTTGTTAGTCATCTGTACCATTTCGTCCTCTTTAGCCGATGCGGTTGTACCGGTGGCGGGTACATTGATTTGTTTTTATTTACTCTTTCAACCCAAGTTAGCCACGATCGCCGATATTGCTGCTTCTATTTTAGGCTTATTCTATTGTGCCTATTTGCCCAGTTATTGGGTCAGATTGCGATCGATTGGCGAAGGATCGAGTTTGCAATGGAGTTTAGCCCTTCCGAATCATTGGCCCGCTTGGCCAGATCTGCCCATGGGCTTTAAATTAACCCTGTTATCCTTTGTTTGTATCTGGGCTACGGATATTGGTGCTTATGCCTTTGGTAAACTATGGGGACGCACTCGACTCTCGGAAATCAGCCCGAAGAAAACCGTTGAAGGCGCAGTTTGTGGCGTAATTGGCAGTATTATCGTCGCCAGCGCTGGAGCCTATTATCTCCATTGGCCCTACTGGGAATTTACCGGGTTAACCTTGGGCTTGATGATTGGGATCGCCAGTTTGCTGGGAGATTTAACCGAGTCCATGATGAAACGGGATGCCGGAATTAAAGATTCTGGAAAGTTGATCCCCGGTCATGGCGGCATCCTGGATCGAGCCGATAGTTATGTATTTACCGCGCCTTTAGTGTACTATTTCGTGACTTTGGTTTTACCTTTGTTGTCTTCCGGAAGTTAG
- a CDS encoding hydrogenase maturation protease, which produces MSSPSSHPLVSPSPSSRVLVIGYGNLLRGDDGIGQTVAMRVEEWELPAVRSRPVHQLMPELAQELSEVQLAIFVDAALSGEEVTRSPLEPAPEQGLPWGHSLSPTRLLALCQWLYQAVPQAWLISVPGVDFSDSDRLSPLAKERVNIALNHITHLIQNHHNF; this is translated from the coding sequence ATGAGTTCCCCATCCTCCCATCCCCTGGTCTCCCCCTCTCCCTCCTCTAGGGTGCTAGTCATTGGTTATGGTAATCTCTTGCGCGGTGATGATGGCATTGGGCAAACGGTAGCGATGAGGGTGGAGGAGTGGGAGTTACCCGCAGTGCGATCGCGCCCTGTCCATCAGCTTATGCCAGAACTGGCCCAAGAATTATCGGAAGTGCAGTTAGCCATTTTTGTTGATGCTGCCCTATCAGGAGAGGAGGTAACCCGATCCCCCCTTGAACCGGCCCCAGAACAAGGCTTACCCTGGGGACATTCCCTCAGTCCTACTCGTTTACTGGCTCTGTGCCAATGGTTGTATCAAGCTGTGCCCCAAGCTTGGCTGATTAGCGTACCTGGTGTAGACTTTTCCGATAGCGATCGCCTCTCTCCCCTCGCAAAAGAGCGCGTTAACATTGCCCTCAACCACATCACCCACCTGATCCAAAATCATCACAATTTTTAA
- the hypA gene encoding hydrogenase maturation nickel metallochaperone HypA — MHEVSIMEQTLEIALNHAHQQGASQIHRIKLKVGELSGVVPEALKFAFDVVTQNTIAQSATLEVETIPVECYCSHCQENFYPSDLIHLCPHCGQLSREVRQGKELELASLEVS; from the coding sequence ATGCACGAAGTTAGTATCATGGAACAAACCCTAGAAATTGCTCTCAACCATGCTCACCAGCAGGGGGCAAGCCAAATTCATCGGATAAAACTTAAAGTGGGGGAACTCTCTGGAGTGGTTCCAGAAGCTTTAAAGTTTGCGTTTGATGTCGTCACTCAAAATACTATTGCCCAGAGTGCTACACTAGAGGTCGAAACCATACCGGTTGAATGTTACTGTTCCCATTGTCAGGAAAACTTCTATCCCAGTGACCTGATTCATCTGTGTCCCCACTGTGGACAACTCAGCCGGGAAGTTCGTCAAGGGAAAGAATTAGAGTTAGCATCCTTGGAGGTTTCTTAA
- the hypB gene encoding hydrogenase nickel incorporation protein HypB: MCTDCGCAVTPGKVEIHSHSHHSHDHPHDRGHDHHHHHDHHGDRAHTHTLPVHEAILAKNDRLAERNRGYFLAKGLLVLNVLSSPGSGKTTLIQRTLSDLGERLPAGVIVGDLATDNDAQRLRETGAPVVQITTGSICHLESDMIAQAITEIPLDKLQLLIIENVGNLVCPAAYDLGETLRVAMLSTTEGEDKPLKYPTLFKSADVILLNKIDIAEVVGFDREVALKNIQQVAPQAQIFEVSARSGFGLEQWYGYLEEQFKQIAPELVHP; the protein is encoded by the coding sequence ATGTGTACTGATTGTGGTTGTGCCGTAACCCCTGGAAAAGTTGAAATTCATAGCCATTCTCATCACTCTCACGATCATCCCCATGATCGTGGGCACGATCACCACCATCATCACGATCATCACGGCGATCGTGCCCATACCCATACCCTACCGGTTCACGAAGCCATTTTAGCCAAAAATGACCGCCTCGCCGAACGCAACCGGGGCTATTTTTTAGCCAAAGGGCTGTTAGTTTTGAATGTGCTTTCTTCTCCAGGTTCGGGTAAAACGACCCTGATTCAACGCACCCTCTCGGATCTCGGAGAGAGGCTCCCCGCAGGGGTGATCGTAGGAGATTTAGCCACCGATAATGATGCCCAACGATTGCGGGAAACTGGCGCACCCGTCGTGCAAATCACCACGGGTAGTATCTGCCATTTGGAATCGGATATGATTGCCCAGGCGATCACTGAAATTCCCCTTGACAAATTGCAGCTTTTGATCATAGAAAATGTCGGCAATTTAGTCTGTCCTGCTGCCTACGATCTCGGCGAAACCCTGCGCGTAGCCATGCTTTCCACCACAGAAGGAGAAGATAAACCCCTCAAATATCCCACCCTGTTTAAGAGTGCTGATGTCATTCTGCTCAACAAAATTGATATTGCTGAAGTTGTCGGATTCGATCGGGAAGTTGCCCTGAAAAATATTCAGCAAGTCGCCCCCCAAGCCCAAATTTTTGAAGTCTCTGCCCGCAGTGGTTTTGGCCTCGAACAGTGGTATGGTTATTTAGAGGAACAATTTAAGCAAATTGCGCCTGAATTGGTACATCCATGA
- a CDS encoding CP12 domain-containing protein, translating to MLKASDIMTKDVVMIGGLATVEEAVKLMRSKGIRSLIVKRRHDQDSYGIVTESDVVYKVTAYGTDPKAVRVYEIMTKPCVVINPDLGVEYVARLFANLGLHRAPVISGEVLGIISITDILNKGDFLEKPKALTLQEEIEKAIAEARKTCQDKGPNSPECAVAWEIVEELEAEAAHQQAKKITKTKFEEYCDEHPDAIEARMYDT from the coding sequence ATGTTAAAAGCATCAGATATCATGACCAAAGACGTGGTGATGATAGGCGGTTTAGCCACTGTAGAAGAAGCGGTTAAACTCATGCGCTCAAAAGGGATTCGTTCCCTAATTGTTAAGCGCCGTCACGACCAAGATAGCTACGGAATTGTAACGGAAAGTGACGTAGTTTATAAAGTCACTGCCTATGGAACTGACCCCAAAGCCGTTCGGGTTTATGAGATTATGACCAAACCCTGTGTGGTGATTAATCCCGATTTAGGCGTTGAATATGTAGCCCGTTTATTTGCGAATTTAGGACTGCATCGTGCCCCCGTGATCAGTGGCGAAGTGTTGGGCATTATTTCGATTACCGATATTCTGAATAAGGGTGATTTCCTGGAAAAACCGAAAGCGCTCACCCTGCAAGAAGAGATTGAAAAGGCGATTGCTGAAGCTCGTAAAACTTGCCAAGATAAAGGCCCAAACTCTCCTGAATGTGCTGTTGCTTGGGAAATTGTGGAAGAGTTAGAAGCAGAAGCGGCTCACCAGCAAGCCAAGAAGATCACCAAAACTAAGTTTGAAGAATACTGTGACGAACACCCTGATGCGATAGAAGCGCGGATGTACGACACCTAA
- a CDS encoding cation:proton antiporter yields MLIATVAEEQGAIAANLQQFLLVLSVSLSVATLPQIVPWLRQIPYTLLLVIVGLGLALVDVRLVNLSPELILSIFLPPLLFEAAWNLKWSGLKQNIVPIGLFAILGVGISVVGIGLGVNQLTGLPLATALLLGASLSATDPVSVVALFRELGAPKRLSVVMEGESLFNDGVAVVAFSLLVGIPLGVEEFNLQASIVQFVVFVGLGLGIGGLIGFGISYLTQRFDLPLVEQSLTLISAYGTYILIEEVGGSGVIGVVTVGLILGNFGSRIGMNPRTRVIVSEFWEFLAFFVNSIVFLLIGDQMQLSSLIENFDEILITIGAMIITRAIAIYGLGTLSNWITPVDINWKEQTVLWWGGLRGSVSIALALSLPIALEGRDQISATVFGVVLFTLLVQGLTIKPLLQGLNLLGDEPLRRKYLEAVARRVALNRVMETLKSGKQRPEIEPEYYRYQAALVQGELEQLETQIQELRQQHPETREYAIEQLREELLAIEADTYAEFIKAGQLNYELSPYLVDVFQDKGDGE; encoded by the coding sequence ATGCTGATAGCGACTGTAGCAGAAGAACAGGGAGCGATCGCCGCTAACCTCCAGCAATTTCTCCTTGTCCTCTCCGTTTCCCTCAGCGTTGCCACCTTACCCCAAATCGTTCCTTGGTTGCGTCAGATTCCCTACACCCTGCTGCTGGTGATTGTGGGACTCGGACTCGCTCTTGTGGATGTGCGTCTGGTCAATCTTTCCCCGGAGCTGATTCTCTCCATTTTCCTCCCGCCCCTGCTCTTTGAAGCCGCTTGGAATCTAAAATGGTCAGGACTCAAACAAAATATTGTTCCCATTGGCCTGTTTGCCATCCTTGGTGTAGGTATTTCCGTGGTGGGTATTGGTCTGGGAGTCAATCAACTCACCGGCTTACCCTTAGCCACGGCTCTTTTATTAGGGGCAAGTCTCTCGGCAACTGACCCCGTTTCCGTCGTGGCTCTGTTCCGAGAATTGGGCGCACCTAAACGCCTCAGTGTGGTAATGGAAGGGGAAAGTTTATTTAACGATGGAGTAGCCGTCGTTGCCTTTAGTTTGCTCGTTGGTATTCCCCTAGGTGTAGAAGAATTTAATCTACAAGCGAGTATTGTTCAGTTTGTGGTGTTTGTCGGTTTAGGGTTAGGCATTGGTGGGTTAATTGGCTTTGGTATTTCCTATCTCACCCAGCGCTTTGATCTCCCCTTAGTCGAACAATCTTTAACTCTGATTTCTGCCTACGGAACCTATATTCTAATCGAAGAAGTGGGAGGATCAGGAGTTATTGGTGTGGTGACTGTGGGCTTAATTTTAGGTAACTTTGGCTCCCGCATTGGTATGAATCCCCGAACTCGCGTGATTGTGAGTGAGTTTTGGGAATTTTTGGCCTTTTTCGTCAATTCGATTGTGTTTTTGCTGATTGGCGATCAGATGCAATTGTCGAGTCTGATCGAAAATTTTGACGAAATTCTGATTACCATTGGGGCGATGATTATTACGCGGGCGATCGCCATTTATGGCTTAGGAACCTTGAGTAACTGGATTACTCCAGTCGATATCAATTGGAAAGAACAAACCGTCCTCTGGTGGGGTGGCTTGCGCGGCTCCGTTTCCATCGCCCTAGCTCTCAGTTTACCCATTGCCCTAGAAGGGCGCGATCAAATCAGTGCCACCGTGTTTGGTGTGGTTCTCTTTACGCTCTTGGTGCAAGGCTTAACGATTAAACCCCTCTTACAAGGCTTAAATCTCCTCGGTGATGAACCCCTAAGACGGAAATATTTAGAAGCAGTCGCTCGCCGAGTTGCGCTCAATCGAGTCATGGAAACCCTGAAATCCGGTAAACAACGACCGGAAATTGAGCCAGAATACTATCGTTATCAAGCCGCACTGGTGCAAGGAGAATTAGAACAGTTAGAGACTCAAATTCAAGAGCTACGGCAACAACATCCTGAAACCAGGGAATATGCCATTGAACAATTGCGGGAGGAGCTATTGGCGATCGAAGCGGATACTTATGCCGAGTTTATCAAAGCCGGACAACTTAATTATGAGCTTTCCCCCTACCTGGTGGATGTGTTCCAAGATAAGGGAGATGGGGAGTAA
- a CDS encoding hybrid sensor histidine kinase/response regulator translates to MNSKVLADLLIVDDTPDNLRLLSSMLTEKGYKVRKSLDAKGALKAIEMVKPDLILLDIRMPEMDGYQVCQILKADARTQDIPVIFISALDETVDKVRAFNVGGVDYITKPFQGPEVLARVANHLQIHHLKQQLEAQNTQLQAEIVERQKAEAGLKVLLHAVSHDLRNPVTGMLMVFKNLLKRDSFTLTRSMVERMADSCDRQLNLINSLLETQHSEIWGVSLHCQPLSLPDLSDQLAADWEPVLNQNQARLEDCIPPNLPLINGDRQQLWRVFENLFANALKHNPPGLTLTLTATVEGDVVRCTVSDNGTGMTPQQCETLFQPYTRGDREKRKTGLGLGLYLCSQIIHAHGGEIGVDSLLHEGTSFWFTLPVQ, encoded by the coding sequence ATGAACAGTAAGGTTCTAGCCGATTTATTAATTGTGGACGATACCCCCGATAATTTGCGTTTGTTATCCTCCATGCTCACGGAAAAAGGGTATAAAGTGCGTAAGTCCCTAGACGCTAAAGGGGCACTGAAAGCTATTGAGATGGTAAAACCGGATTTAATTTTATTAGATATTCGGATGCCGGAAATGGATGGTTATCAGGTTTGTCAGATCCTGAAAGCGGATGCTCGCACCCAAGATATACCGGTGATTTTTATTAGTGCCTTAGATGAGACGGTGGATAAAGTGCGGGCGTTTAATGTGGGGGGAGTCGATTATATTACTAAGCCTTTTCAAGGGCCGGAGGTGTTGGCGAGGGTTGCCAATCATTTACAGATTCATCACTTGAAACAGCAGTTAGAGGCGCAAAATACTCAGTTGCAAGCGGAAATTGTGGAACGGCAAAAGGCGGAAGCGGGTTTAAAAGTGTTGTTACATGCTGTTTCCCATGATTTGCGAAATCCGGTGACGGGGATGTTAATGGTGTTTAAGAATTTGTTGAAACGGGATTCGTTTACCCTGACGCGATCGATGGTAGAACGAATGGCGGATAGTTGCGATCGCCAATTAAACTTAATTAATTCTTTGTTGGAAACCCAGCACAGCGAGATTTGGGGGGTATCTCTCCACTGTCAACCCTTGTCTTTACCTGACTTAAGCGATCAGTTAGCAGCAGATTGGGAACCGGTGTTAAACCAAAATCAGGCCCGTTTAGAGGATTGCATACCGCCTAATTTACCTCTGATTAATGGCGATCGCCAGCAACTGTGGCGGGTATTTGAAAACTTGTTCGCTAACGCCCTCAAGCATAATCCCCCTGGCTTAACCCTGACCCTCACCGCTACAGTAGAGGGGGATGTTGTCCGTTGTACTGTGAGCGATAATGGTACAGGGATGACTCCCCAGCAATGCGAAACCCTGTTTCAACCCTACACGAGGGGCGATCGGGAAAAACGCAAAACTGGGTTAGGATTAGGATTATATTTATGTTCCCAAATTATTCATGCCCATGGTGGCGAAATCGGCGTAGATAGTCTCTTACATGAAGGGACCAGTTTTTGGTTTACTTTACCCGTTCAATGA
- a CDS encoding ATP-binding protein, translated as MLRVQQRFHQLLQTVPLAVALIVPFVLQIVMAVGLTGYLSLYHGQAAVENVASDLQAEMSAHLDNYLVNTLSIPDRINHLNANAITNGQLNPNNFEQLSQKFQEQLQLLPSVSEIRFANPEGEWVALRSRRDNPDLLELAIASSETNGQLHIYSVDRGQRGALLRSLPNPDPRQSSWYQEATRNAILDRDSTQPWTAPYLSSTGEMSLDAVLPIYDANQTLIGVFSTSIWISKLQQFIQTFNHRLDSQILILDPTEGIVVPDLTSLGSTDTLIHQAGDYLKAYLDQHLLLQEPTDLHMRLLNTPYILHLTPLSDRQDLNWLMAILVPKESLMEEIHQGRNLTIIMGLMAAIAATGMGWLTSRYIVRPIRQLSQVAIALSEGNWDRTAAPWYYRTDALGTLALAFERMRYQLKRSHRQLQTYSRSLEAKIQARTEELEQEIRERQTVEIALRESEEKFSKAFRRTPHPITITRLADGKHLEVSDSFLKLTGYSNQEVIGRTALELNLWVHVEERMQLFHLIQQKKQVKNYEFTYRTKAGEYRVALLSSDVITVNGEPCLLSVTTDITDRKHLEEELLRSQHFLDSIIDHIPLAIYTKDITQDFRYLIWNQASENIFGLGSDRVIGKTDAQIYPLKQAAQCSSHDLQAVQKGKLLEISEHSFQSLTRGKLLLRTLKLPLYNRQGEATHLLCISEDISARKQAETALQQAKEAAEMANRAKSEFLANMSHELRTPLNAILGFSQLMANDPKFAAGASELNIINRSGEHLLELINDILEMSKIEAGRITFQPSAFDLEQLLQTLEGMLHIRANAKGLTLTFDRPPDLVQYIQTDEQKLRQVLINLLGNAIKFTEKGTVRLRVSQVRQDPQICLTFAVEDTGIGIAEDELDQLFNPFVQTESGRRSHQGTGLGLSISQKFVQLMGGNIEVASILGQGSCFRFQIQTTLANVEAVEPMMMQNRVIGLAPGQPQYRMLIVDDIPENRLLLVRLLQPLEFEIAQAATGEEAIALWQQHHPHVIWMDIRMSGMDGYEATRKIRELEAQVSPPHKTIIIALTASAFSQKRDLVFAAGCDDFIAKPFQEETIWNSLAKHLDLEYIYEEPLPPNDTSEPFTLTPDQLKIMPLEWIEAVHQSALSGDDETIQQLIGKIPTHHQHLIHTLSDLVHHFRFNTLVELTDEQ; from the coding sequence ATGCTTCGCGTTCAGCAACGGTTTCATCAACTTCTCCAAACCGTACCCTTGGCAGTGGCCTTAATTGTGCCTTTTGTCCTGCAAATTGTGATGGCAGTTGGCTTAACCGGATATTTGTCGTTGTACCATGGGCAAGCAGCCGTCGAGAATGTGGCCAGTGACTTACAAGCAGAAATGAGTGCCCATCTAGATAATTATCTGGTAAATACTCTTTCGATTCCCGATCGCATTAATCACCTCAATGCGAACGCCATTACCAACGGACAACTCAATCCCAACAACTTTGAGCAGTTAAGCCAAAAATTTCAGGAACAACTCCAGTTATTGCCGAGTGTGAGTGAGATTCGATTTGCGAATCCAGAAGGGGAATGGGTTGCCCTACGTTCTCGAAGGGATAATCCTGACCTCTTAGAACTGGCGATCGCCTCTTCAGAAACAAACGGTCAACTGCATATTTATTCGGTGGATCGAGGACAGCGCGGAGCATTGTTGCGATCGCTTCCTAACCCTGACCCCCGTCAATCTTCTTGGTATCAAGAAGCCACTCGCAACGCCATCCTCGATAGGGATTCTACTCAGCCTTGGACAGCCCCCTATCTTTCCAGCACGGGTGAAATGAGCCTAGATGCCGTCTTACCCATCTATGACGCAAACCAAACCCTGATTGGTGTCTTTTCCACCTCCATCTGGATCTCGAAACTTCAGCAGTTTATCCAAACTTTCAATCATCGCCTAGACAGCCAGATCCTGATTCTTGACCCTACAGAGGGGATCGTTGTACCTGACCTCACCTCCCTGGGGTCAACCGATACACTCATCCATCAGGCTGGGGACTACCTCAAAGCCTATTTAGACCAGCACCTTCTACTGCAAGAACCCACGGATCTGCACATGAGGCTCCTGAATACCCCCTACATTCTGCATCTAACTCCCCTGAGCGATCGTCAAGACTTAAATTGGCTGATGGCAATCCTTGTGCCTAAAGAGAGTTTGATGGAAGAGATTCACCAAGGACGCAACCTCACCATCATAATGGGTTTGATGGCCGCGATCGCTGCTACAGGGATGGGTTGGCTCACCAGTCGTTATATTGTCCGACCCATTCGCCAACTCTCCCAAGTGGCGATCGCCCTTTCTGAAGGCAACTGGGATCGCACGGCGGCTCCTTGGTACTATCGCACCGATGCCTTGGGGACTTTGGCTTTGGCCTTTGAGCGGATGCGCTATCAGCTTAAGCGCTCCCATCGCCAACTGCAAACCTATTCTCGCTCTTTAGAAGCAAAAATCCAAGCCAGAACGGAAGAACTCGAACAAGAGATCCGCGAGAGGCAAACCGTGGAAATCGCCTTACGAGAATCAGAAGAAAAATTCTCCAAAGCCTTTCGTCGCACTCCCCACCCGATCACCATTACTCGTTTAGCCGATGGCAAACATCTGGAAGTCAGTGACAGTTTCCTCAAGTTAACTGGGTACAGCAATCAAGAAGTGATCGGTCGCACAGCTTTAGAGCTGAACCTCTGGGTTCACGTGGAAGAACGGATGCAGTTGTTTCACCTCATTCAGCAAAAGAAGCAAGTTAAAAACTATGAATTTACCTATCGCACCAAGGCCGGAGAATATCGGGTGGCGCTGCTCTCCTCCGATGTGATTACGGTGAATGGGGAACCCTGCTTACTTTCGGTGACCACTGATATTACCGATCGCAAACACCTAGAGGAAGAATTGCTGCGATCGCAACACTTTCTCGATAGCATCATCGATCATATTCCCCTGGCTATTTATACCAAGGATATTACCCAGGATTTCCGATATCTGATTTGGAATCAAGCCAGCGAAAACATTTTTGGTTTAGGCAGCGATCGGGTGATTGGTAAAACCGATGCCCAAATCTATCCCTTAAAACAAGCCGCTCAATGCAGCTCCCATGACTTACAAGCCGTACAAAAAGGGAAACTTTTAGAGATTAGCGAACATTCTTTTCAATCTCTCACACGGGGTAAACTTCTCCTCAGAACTCTCAAATTGCCTCTCTATAACCGGCAAGGAGAGGCAACCCATTTACTCTGTATTTCTGAAGATATTAGCGCCCGCAAACAGGCAGAAACTGCCCTGCAACAAGCTAAAGAAGCGGCAGAAATGGCGAACCGCGCTAAGAGTGAATTTTTAGCCAATATGAGCCATGAATTACGCACGCCCCTGAATGCAATTTTGGGATTTAGTCAATTAATGGCCAATGACCCTAAATTTGCGGCTGGAGCTTCGGAACTGAATATTATTAACCGCAGTGGCGAACATTTACTAGAGTTGATTAATGATATTTTGGAAATGTCCAAAATTGAAGCCGGTCGGATTACGTTTCAACCCAGTGCTTTCGATCTAGAGCAATTATTACAAACTTTAGAAGGAATGTTGCATATCCGGGCCAATGCTAAAGGCTTAACCTTAACCTTCGATCGCCCCCCGGATTTAGTGCAATATATTCAGACCGATGAACAAAAACTGCGCCAAGTCTTGATTAATCTGTTGGGCAATGCGATTAAATTTACTGAAAAAGGAACCGTGAGATTACGAGTCTCTCAGGTGCGGCAAGATCCCCAAATTTGCTTAACCTTTGCTGTGGAAGATACTGGAATTGGTATTGCTGAAGATGAATTAGACCAATTGTTTAATCCCTTTGTACAAACCGAGTCCGGACGGCGATCGCATCAAGGAACGGGATTAGGGCTTTCGATTAGTCAAAAATTTGTCCAACTTATGGGGGGGAATATTGAAGTTGCAAGCATCCTGGGTCAAGGCAGTTGTTTTCGCTTTCAAATTCAAACAACCCTCGCGAATGTCGAGGCAGTAGAGCCTATGATGATGCAAAATCGGGTCATTGGTTTAGCTCCCGGCCAACCCCAATATCGGATGCTGATTGTCGATGATATCCCGGAAAATAGACTGTTATTGGTGCGCCTATTACAACCTCTAGAATTCGAGATCGCCCAAGCTGCAACGGGAGAAGAGGCGATCGCCCTTTGGCAACAGCATCATCCCCATGTCATCTGGATGGACATCCGCATGTCAGGTATGGATGGATACGAAGCAACTCGAAAAATTCGGGAATTAGAAGCTCAAGTCTCTCCACCTCATAAAACCATCATTATTGCCCTGACTGCCAGCGCCTTTTCCCAAAAACGAGATTTAGTCTTTGCTGCCGGATGTGATGATTTTATTGCCAAACCCTTTCAGGAAGAAACCATCTGGAATAGCCTAGCCAAACATTTAGATCTAGAGTATATCTATGAGGAACCTTTACCCCCAAACGATACCTCGGAACCATTTACCCTTACGCCCGATCAGCTTAAAATAATGCCATTGGAGTGGATCGAGGCTGTTCATCAATCGGCTTTAAGTGGAGATGATGAAACCATTCAACAGCTTATTGGCAAAATTCCGACCCATCATCAGCATTTGATTCATACTCTGTCTGATTTAGTGCATCATTTCCGTTTTAATACTTTAGTAGAATTAACTGATGAACAGTAA
- a CDS encoding precorrin-2 C(20)-methyltransferase: protein MQLGTLYGIGIGTGDPELITLKGWRQLQNAPVVAFPAGLNNQPGIAETIIQPWLKPEHIQLSLTFPYVQDESLLHQAWTEAAETVWHYLNQGQDVAFACEGDISFYSTFNYLAQILNQHHPQVPIEAIPGIASPMAAAAVLGLPLTVRNQRLTILPALYHIDRLEQALNSSEVVVLMKVSSVYGQVWQFLKQRNLLPQAYIVERATQPNQKIYSNLEQFPHLSLSYFSVLMIIGNSS, encoded by the coding sequence GTGCAACTCGGAACTCTTTACGGCATTGGGATTGGTACAGGCGATCCCGAATTAATTACCCTCAAAGGATGGCGGCAACTGCAAAACGCTCCCGTTGTAGCCTTTCCCGCCGGACTCAACAACCAACCTGGTATAGCCGAAACCATCATCCAACCCTGGCTCAAACCCGAACACATCCAACTCTCTCTTACGTTTCCCTATGTACAGGATGAAAGCCTTCTGCACCAAGCCTGGACTGAGGCGGCTGAAACGGTCTGGCACTACTTAAATCAAGGGCAAGATGTGGCCTTTGCCTGTGAAGGGGATATCAGTTTCTATAGCACCTTCAACTATCTGGCTCAAATCCTCAACCAACATCATCCCCAAGTCCCCATAGAAGCGATTCCTGGCATTGCCTCACCCATGGCAGCCGCAGCCGTTCTCGGACTTCCTCTAACGGTTCGGAATCAACGGTTAACTATTTTACCTGCTCTCTACCATATCGATCGCCTGGAACAAGCCTTAAACTCTTCTGAAGTGGTGGTCTTAATGAAAGTGAGTTCTGTTTATGGGCAAGTGTGGCAATTTCTGAAACAGCGAAATTTGCTCCCACAGGCTTACATTGTCGAACGAGCCACCCAACCGAACCAGAAAATCTATTCTAATTTAGAACAATTTCCCCACCTTTCCCTTTCCTATTTCTCGGTACTGATGATCATCGGTAATTCATCCTAG